Proteins from a single region of Scytonema millei VB511283:
- a CDS encoding VanZ family protein: MHVHPSASNSTIRSLRQFLVKSAPYIVIASILLVVVATLFPFNFSRDEGGSLRYFLSNFKHSSHLGDKIKNIFLFIPFGFGITCFLQAKKLNLLFKLILVVVLSFSLSFAVETLQIFLPSRETSPADLLTNSLGGFIGFLCFYIWKFKIVNYILNLVENNKNQFSLPIVVVAFLGYLATSILFTVPLQSANNLSTWDLNYPLILGNERTGERPWEGFISEVAFADKAFSSAEIERVFASQNWWNNVDTPLLGHYQLDRQNYSDRTGTLPDLSWRGQLPEITDDRGVFLSDRHWLQSNSPVNLLNQRLQASSKFTIITTIATNNFQQKGPARIVSISESHGRRNFTLGQQGNHLNLRLRTPINGVNAQYLDTNVYNVFTDNRLHKLVITYANSGLHVYVDKLQNRHDINLLEILPKEDRILYYGLTFIPLGALLAVVITLAKKQFIRYILFYAGVLLPTLIVEIILATSSGRSFEIANILLGLLMTASTTLILKLQIPFWLRNKVLNYANHKNF; the protein is encoded by the coding sequence ATGCACGTTCATCCGTCTGCCAGCAATTCAACTATACGTAGTCTGCGCCAATTCTTAGTTAAAAGTGCGCCATACATTGTTATTGCTAGCATTCTTCTTGTGGTTGTTGCCACTCTTTTTCCTTTCAATTTTTCTAGGGATGAAGGTGGCTCTCTGAGATATTTTCTTAGCAATTTCAAACATTCTAGTCATTTAGGCGATAAGATTAAGAATATCTTTTTATTTATTCCATTTGGCTTTGGTATCACCTGTTTTTTGCAAGCAAAAAAGCTCAATTTATTATTCAAATTAATTTTAGTTGTCGTTCTTAGTTTTAGTTTATCTTTTGCTGTAGAAACGCTTCAAATCTTCTTACCTTCTAGAGAGACTTCACCTGCCGATCTCTTGACTAATAGCTTAGGTGGATTTATCGGGTTTTTATGTTTTTACATCTGGAAATTTAAGATTGTTAACTATATTTTAAATTTGGTAGAAAACAACAAAAATCAGTTTAGTTTACCAATAGTAGTAGTTGCTTTTTTAGGTTACTTAGCTACATCAATCCTATTTACAGTTCCATTGCAATCCGCCAATAACTTAAGTACTTGGGATTTAAATTATCCTCTCATATTAGGCAACGAACGTACAGGCGAACGTCCTTGGGAAGGATTTATTTCAGAAGTGGCTTTCGCAGATAAAGCGTTTTCTTCAGCAGAAATAGAGCGCGTGTTTGCCAGCCAAAACTGGTGGAATAATGTAGATACGCCTTTGTTAGGACACTATCAGTTAGATAGACAAAATTACAGCGATCGCACGGGAACTTTACCCGACTTGAGTTGGCGAGGGCAACTGCCAGAAATAACGGACGATCGAGGAGTCTTTCTAAGCGATCGCCATTGGCTGCAATCAAATTCTCCTGTAAATCTACTGAATCAAAGATTACAAGCAAGCTCCAAGTTTACAATCATAACAACAATTGCAACTAATAATTTTCAACAAAAAGGACCAGCTAGAATCGTCTCTATTTCAGAAAGTCATGGTAGGCGCAATTTTACTTTAGGACAACAAGGTAATCATTTGAATCTGCGACTGCGAACACCAATTAACGGTGTTAATGCTCAATATTTAGATACGAACGTTTATAACGTTTTTACAGATAATCGACTCCACAAGCTAGTCATCACATATGCTAATTCAGGGTTGCACGTCTATGTAGACAAACTCCAAAATAGACATGATATTAACCTTCTAGAAATCTTACCAAAAGAAGATCGAATTCTTTACTATGGCTTGACCTTCATTCCTTTAGGAGCGCTATTAGCAGTTGTCATTACTTTAGCAAAAAAACAATTCATTCGTTATATATTATTTTATGCTGGTGTATTGTTGCCAACTCTTATCGTAGAAATAATATTAGCAACGAGTAGTGGTAGAAGTTTTGAAATCGCTAATATTCTACTCGGACTATTAATGACAGCTTCTACAACCCTAATTTTGAAATTACAAATACCTTTTTGGTTGAGAAATAAAGTATTAAATTACGCTAATCATAAAAACTTCTAG
- a CDS encoding ChaN family lipoprotein — protein MKKQQWRRLFYCLVGVFGLVAIWTQFIHAQEATNNCRPQFVRTEKLDMFPASISQNLNNSNCKAEDIVITPSQTIQELIEVDVVYLGETHDRDRDRKIQLKIIQELQKRNPQVAIAMEMFQIPYQDAIDSYLAGKLTEKELLEQTEYEQRWGYSWESYAPILRFAKEKQLSVLAANTPSEITRQVAKEGLDSLTPQQRKIIPPASEIRTDNAAYRQMLAKTFEQHQHSNRGNSSGFDRFFLAQVLWDETMAAEVAKFVKANPSHQVVVIAGQGHIIYGYGIPSRVARRMHRQFSQVSVLLSLPKNTDTNSSQPIADYIWQ, from the coding sequence ATGAAAAAGCAGCAATGGCGACGATTATTTTATTGCTTAGTTGGTGTTTTTGGTCTTGTTGCTATTTGGACTCAGTTTATCCATGCTCAAGAAGCTACTAACAATTGTCGTCCGCAATTTGTTAGAACAGAAAAGCTAGATATGTTTCCTGCTTCGATCTCCCAGAACTTAAATAATAGTAACTGTAAAGCAGAAGATATTGTTATAACTCCTTCACAGACTATTCAAGAACTGATCGAGGTGGATGTAGTGTATTTAGGAGAAACTCACGATCGCGATCGCGATCGTAAAATTCAGTTAAAAATAATTCAAGAGTTACAAAAAAGAAATCCTCAAGTTGCGATCGCGATGGAGATGTTTCAAATACCGTACCAAGATGCGATCGATAGCTATTTAGCTGGTAAGTTGACTGAAAAAGAGTTGCTAGAACAAACTGAATACGAGCAAAGATGGGGATATTCTTGGGAATCTTATGCGCCTATACTCAGATTTGCGAAAGAGAAGCAATTGTCGGTTTTAGCTGCGAACACTCCTTCTGAAATTACTCGTCAAGTGGCAAAAGAAGGTTTAGATAGTCTCACACCTCAGCAGCGAAAAATTATTCCTCCTGCTTCAGAAATTCGGACTGATAATGCTGCTTACCGTCAGATGTTGGCAAAAACTTTTGAACAGCATCAACATTCTAATCGTGGTAATAGTAGCGGTTTCGATCGCTTTTTTCTCGCTCAGGTTTTATGGGATGAGACTATGGCAGCAGAAGTTGCTAAGTTTGTCAAAGCTAATCCTAGTCATCAAGTTGTCGTGATTGCTGGGCAAGGACATATTATTTATGGTTATGGCATTCCTAGCCGCGTAGCTAGAAGAATGCATCGGCAATTCTCACAGGTTTCTGTGTTGTTAAGTCTTCCTAAAAATACTGATACTAATTCTTCTCAACCAATAGCAGATTATATTTGGCAGTAG